A window of the Zeugodacus cucurbitae isolate PBARC_wt_2022May chromosome 2, idZeuCucr1.2, whole genome shotgun sequence genome harbors these coding sequences:
- the LOC105208435 gene encoding superoxide dismutase [Cu-Zn], whose amino-acid sequence MKPLECLHKYLLRFVSWSSKHCPKVVLCIQTIEARALPKVNDSPSNKQAADVIKVVSGTKVKRFERMTVPLGGQFTQYPMYVGYNYGGVVPHWQAFAKIVGEGESVINGVVTFQQMPYNGDIRVTINITGLPVGKHAIHIHTYGDIREGCKSTGGQFPNNFIGNVDTKEDGSISSVFRSPYLNLFGFNGIVGRAIVIHEKPIDINIALNAEVFSSSLQSMSDALAYQNEENSVGPAIACGVISITSSASTTILTQK is encoded by the exons atgaAGCCACTGGAAtgcttacataaatatttgttgcgatttgtcagttggagctcAAAACATTG TCCCAAAGTAGTCTTGTGCATCCAAACAATAGAAGCCAGAGCGCTCcctaaagtaaatgattcaccATCCAACAAGCAGGCTGCCGATGTGATTAAAGTTGTGTCTGGTACTAAGGTTAAACGTTTTGAACGAATGACTGTTCCACTGGGTGGACAATTCACGCAATATCCAATGTATGTGGGTTATAATTATGGCGGT GTAGTACCTCATTGGCAAGCATTTGCGAAAATTGTAGGAGAAGGAGAGTCCGTCATAAACGGAGTTGTTACCTTTCAACAAATGCCCTATAACGGCGACATCAGAGTGACCATTAATATAACTGGACTACCAGTAGGAAAACATGCtattcacatacacacatacggaGATATACGTGAGGGTTGCAAATCAACTGGTGGGCAATTCCCTAACAATTTC ATTGGCAACGTAGACACCAAAGAAGATGGGAGTATCTCGTCAGTCTTTCGTAGTCCGTatctaaatttatttggttttaacgGAATTGTAGGGCGTGCAATTGTTATTCATGAAAAGCCCATCGACATAAATATTGCACTCAATGCTGAAGTGTTTTCTAGTTCACTTCAATCAATGTCCGATGCATTGGCCtatcaaaatgaagaaaactcTGTGGGGCCGGCTATTGCATGTGGCGTCATCAGTATAACAAGCTCAGCGTCGACTACCATTTTAAcgcagaaataa
- the LOC105208436 gene encoding sodium-coupled monocarboxylate transporter 1 isoform X4: MDPTASTLTMYETTVVASNTIKSLNVMELSSSLQHFGVLDYFVFMLMLAVCAVIGLYFGFIERNKKQSDNEQRRGSEALDYLMGGRKMKVFPVSLSLVASFVSGISLLGTSTEIYVYGTQYAFILITLVISGIISWYVFLPVFCNLQLTSTYEYIGKRFSRRMQLFSASLFVIKAIIWLPIAIYVPALTFSQISGVGVHTITPIVIAICIFYTTVGGIKCVVWTDAIQSLIMYSSLITLIVKGTYDVGGIKILWQRNAEGGRLNTPDITLDPTVRMSIMSVIVGGTFFKLQNTSINQPTIQRFMSLSSLKDVKQTLVIFSFGVIVLYLGCIYVGLVAFATYYKCDPISTGLAEARDQLIPLLVMQVLGKFPGLPGLFVSAVFSAALSSISTLLNSLAAVILEDFIKPNVRIPISENTVAIVMRSIVIVFGASAIGLVYIVERMGMVLQFSATMQSISYGPMLGIFSTGVLMPWISEKSVLVGSITAVLSMAYICISAQVAIVTGSFRHTKLLVSVEECDYEYDMNRYLNSTNE; the protein is encoded by the exons ATGGATCCGACTGCCTCTACTCTAACAATGTACGAAACGACCGTTGTCGcttcaaatacaataaaatcgcTGAATGTGATGGAATTAAGCTCCTCTCTACAACATTTCGGTGTTCTTGACTACTTCGTTTTTATGCTCATGCTGGCGGTGTGTGCAGTAATTGGATTATATTTTGGATTCATTGAGAGGAATAAAAAGCAAAGTGATAACGAGCAGCGTCGAGGTTCAGAGGCATTAGACTACTTGATGGGCGGAAGAAAGATGAAAGTGTTTCCCGTGTCGTTATCATTAGTTGCCAG ttttgtttcgGGAATATCTTTACTCGGTACATCGACAGAAATCTATGTTTACGGTACGCAATATGCTTTCATTCTTATTACGTTAGTTATATCTGGAATAATATCGTGGTACGTCTTTCTTCCTGTTTTTTGCAATCTACAATTAACCTCAACTTATGAG TACATTGGAAAGCGATTTAGCAGGAGAATGCAGCTGTTTTCTGCttctttatttgtaattaaagcG ATAATATGGCTACCTATTGCTATTTATGTTCCGGCTCTAACCTTTAGCCAAA TTAGCGGAGTCGGAGTGCATACAATCACTCCGATTGTGATTgcaatatgcatattttatacaACCGTG gGAGGAATCAAGTGTGTTGTATGGACTGATGCCATTCAGAGTTTGATTATGTATAGTTCCCTGATTACATTAATTGTTAAAGGTACTTATGATGTAGGAGGCATTAAAATCTTGTGGCAACGCAACGCCGAAGGTGGTCGACTGAATACTCCGGA CATTACTTTAGATCCCACAGTACGCATGAGCATTATGTCGGTTATTGTAGGAGGTACCTTTTTTAAGCTACAGAATACCTCCATAAACCAGCCAACAATTCAACGGTTTATGTCACTCTCATCATTAAAAGATGTCAAGCAAACACTTGTCATATTTTCTTTTGGAGTAATTGTTCTTTATTTGGGTTGCATTTACGTGGGTCTGGTAGCATTTGCTACATATTATAAATGTGATCCAATCTCAACCGGC cTCGCAGAGGCTCGCGATCAGCTGATTCCATTGCTTGTAATGCAAGTTCTTGGAAAGTTTCCAGGTTTACCTGGGCTTTTTGTATCAGCGGTGTTCAGTGCTGCATTAAGTTCCATTTCAACTCTACTAAACTCCTTGGCAGCAGTTATATTGGAAGATTTTATTAAGCCGAACGTTCGAATTCCAATTAGTGAAAATACAGTGGCCATCGTTATGCGGTccattgtaattgtttttggtgCAAGTGCAATTGGACTTGTATATATTGTTGAAAGAATGGGGATGGTATTACAGTTTTCCGCTACTATGCAATCGATTTCGTATGGACCGATGTTAGGTATTTTTTCTACCGGCGTACTGATGCCATGGATTTCAGAAAAG agTGTTCTTGTTGGAAGTATTACCGCCGTTTTGTCTATggcctatatatgtataagtgctCAAGTGGCCATTGTAACAGGCTCATTCCGTCACACAAAACTACTGGTTTCTGTTGAGGAATGTGACTACGAATATGACATGAATCGCTACTTGAATTCTACGAATGAATA a
- the LOC105208436 gene encoding sodium-coupled monocarboxylate transporter 1 isoform X3, with amino-acid sequence MDPTASTLTMYETTVVASNTIKSLNVMELSSSLQHFGVLDYFVFMLMLAVCAVIGLYFGFIERNKKQSDNEQRRGSEALDYLMGGRKMKVFPVSLSLVASFVSGISLLGTSTEIYVYGTQYAFILITLVISGIISWYVFLPVFCNLQLTSTYEYIGKRFSRRMQLFSASLFVIKAIIWLPIAIYVPALTFSQISGVGVHTITPIVIAICIFYTTVGGIKCVVWTDAIQSLIMYSSLITLIVKGTYDVGGIKILWQRNAEGGRLNTPDITLDPTVRMSIMSVIVGGTFFKLQNTSINQPTIQRFMSLSSLKDVKQTLVIFSFGVIVLYLGCIYVGLVAFATYYKCDPISTGLAEARDQLIPLLVMQVLGKFPGLPGLFVSAVFSAALSSISTLLNSLAAVILEDFIKPNVRIPISENTVAIVMRSIVIVFGASAIGLVYIVERMGMVLQFSATMQSISYGPMLGIFSTGVLMPWISEKSVLVGSITAVLSMAYICISAQVAIVTGSFRHTKLLVSVEECDYEYDMNRYLNSTNEYEVKNGTAIHHISFLLYTMLGAFITIVVSNIASLYFGGNKISDVDQNLIAPFIAKYIQKKNYKSVKTSEKFELNEMVG; translated from the exons ATGGATCCGACTGCCTCTACTCTAACAATGTACGAAACGACCGTTGTCGcttcaaatacaataaaatcgcTGAATGTGATGGAATTAAGCTCCTCTCTACAACATTTCGGTGTTCTTGACTACTTCGTTTTTATGCTCATGCTGGCGGTGTGTGCAGTAATTGGATTATATTTTGGATTCATTGAGAGGAATAAAAAGCAAAGTGATAACGAGCAGCGTCGAGGTTCAGAGGCATTAGACTACTTGATGGGCGGAAGAAAGATGAAAGTGTTTCCCGTGTCGTTATCATTAGTTGCCAG ttttgtttcgGGAATATCTTTACTCGGTACATCGACAGAAATCTATGTTTACGGTACGCAATATGCTTTCATTCTTATTACGTTAGTTATATCTGGAATAATATCGTGGTACGTCTTTCTTCCTGTTTTTTGCAATCTACAATTAACCTCAACTTATGAG TACATTGGAAAGCGATTTAGCAGGAGAATGCAGCTGTTTTCTGCttctttatttgtaattaaagcG ATAATATGGCTACCTATTGCTATTTATGTTCCGGCTCTAACCTTTAGCCAAA TTAGCGGAGTCGGAGTGCATACAATCACTCCGATTGTGATTgcaatatgcatattttatacaACCGTG gGAGGAATCAAGTGTGTTGTATGGACTGATGCCATTCAGAGTTTGATTATGTATAGTTCCCTGATTACATTAATTGTTAAAGGTACTTATGATGTAGGAGGCATTAAAATCTTGTGGCAACGCAACGCCGAAGGTGGTCGACTGAATACTCCGGA CATTACTTTAGATCCCACAGTACGCATGAGCATTATGTCGGTTATTGTAGGAGGTACCTTTTTTAAGCTACAGAATACCTCCATAAACCAGCCAACAATTCAACGGTTTATGTCACTCTCATCATTAAAAGATGTCAAGCAAACACTTGTCATATTTTCTTTTGGAGTAATTGTTCTTTATTTGGGTTGCATTTACGTGGGTCTGGTAGCATTTGCTACATATTATAAATGTGATCCAATCTCAACCGGC cTCGCAGAGGCTCGCGATCAGCTGATTCCATTGCTTGTAATGCAAGTTCTTGGAAAGTTTCCAGGTTTACCTGGGCTTTTTGTATCAGCGGTGTTCAGTGCTGCATTAAGTTCCATTTCAACTCTACTAAACTCCTTGGCAGCAGTTATATTGGAAGATTTTATTAAGCCGAACGTTCGAATTCCAATTAGTGAAAATACAGTGGCCATCGTTATGCGGTccattgtaattgtttttggtgCAAGTGCAATTGGACTTGTATATATTGTTGAAAGAATGGGGATGGTATTACAGTTTTCCGCTACTATGCAATCGATTTCGTATGGACCGATGTTAGGTATTTTTTCTACCGGCGTACTGATGCCATGGATTTCAGAAAAG agTGTTCTTGTTGGAAGTATTACCGCCGTTTTGTCTATggcctatatatgtataagtgctCAAGTGGCCATTGTAACAGGCTCATTCCGTCACACAAAACTACTGGTTTCTGTTGAGGAATGTGACTACGAATATGACATGAATCGCTACTTGAATTCTACGAATGAATA CGAGGTTAAGAATGGAACGGCTATACatcatatttcttttttgttgtatacAATGCTGGGCGCTTTTATCACCATTGTAGTTTCAAATATAGCTTCATTATATTTTGGAGGAAATAAGATATCTGATGTGGATCAAAATCTAATTGCTCCTTTCATTGCTAAATATATCCAAAAGAAGAACTATAAAAGTGTTAAAACATCCGAGAAATTTGAATTGAACGAAATGGTTGGTTGA
- the LOC105208436 gene encoding sodium-coupled monocarboxylate transporter 1 isoform X2 has translation MDPTASTLTMYETTVVASNTIKSLNVMELSSSLQHFGVLDYFVFMLMLAVCAVIGLYFGFIERNKKQSDNEQRRGSEALDYLMGGRKMKVFPVSLSLVASFVSGISLLGTSTEIYVYGTQYAFILITLVISGIISWYVFLPVFCNLQLTSTYEYFEMRFGREVRYFGSILFIIGMILWLPVAVYVPALTFNQVSGIDTHIITPIVCLICTFYTCVAVIWTDVVQSFVMYGSIVTICFKGTFDVGGLDVVLQRNSESGRLNTPDWTWDPTVRLSMLAVFVGGSLHKIQSSAVNQICIQRYLSLPSLQKAKQTVILFNIMLIFLMLCCCYMGLIAYASYYDCDPISTKLVAASDQLPTLFVMKTVGDIPGLTGFFVAGVFSAALSSLSTGLNSLACVISQDIITSFLKSPLNERHTAILLRLIVFVFGIACIGLVYIVEELGMILQLATMTGAVTMGPLLAVYTMGVTLPWINGKSALMGCVTGFLVLSWICANSQIAQMKGEIAYPKMPVSVNGCEYEFDNVTAWDTIHNYKSSTSEQRNVYHLSFLWYSAFGAFISIAVACMTTIIFGTTNLEELDPALLAPFVRRFLPLQQRKNYFSVSLEESSVKCPNESIQRRAE, from the exons ATGGATCCGACTGCCTCTACTCTAACAATGTACGAAACGACCGTTGTCGcttcaaatacaataaaatcgcTGAATGTGATGGAATTAAGCTCCTCTCTACAACATTTCGGTGTTCTTGACTACTTCGTTTTTATGCTCATGCTGGCGGTGTGTGCAGTAATTGGATTATATTTTGGATTCATTGAGAGGAATAAAAAGCAAAGTGATAACGAGCAGCGTCGAGGTTCAGAGGCATTAGACTACTTGATGGGCGGAAGAAAGATGAAAGTGTTTCCCGTGTCGTTATCATTAGTTGCCAG ttttgtttcgGGAATATCTTTACTCGGTACATCGACAGAAATCTATGTTTACGGTACGCAATATGCTTTCATTCTTATTACGTTAGTTATATCTGGAATAATATCGTGGTACGTCTTTCTTCCTGTTTTTTGCAATCTACAATTAACCTCAACTTATGAG TATTTTGAAATGCGATTTGGGCGTGAGGTACGCTATTTTGGATCCATTTTATTTATCATAGGAATG ATTCTGTGGCTACCCGTTGCAGTATATGTCCCAGCTTTGACTTTTAATCAAG TATCTGGAATCGATACGCATATTATAACACCAATAGTATGTCTGATTTGCACATTTTATACTTGCGTG GCAGTGATTTGGACAGATGTTGTGCAAAGTTTCGTTATGTATGGATCAATAGTGACAATTTGCTTTAAAGGAACATTTGATGTAGGGGGCTTAGATGTGGTTCTGCAGCGTAATAGTGAGAGTGGTCGTTTGAATACACCAGA TTGGACTTGGGATCCTACAGTACGATTGTCTATGTTAGCTGTATTTGTCGGAGGATCTCTTCATAAGATACAATCTTCTGCTGTAAATCAAATTTGCATTCAACGTTACCTTTCATTACCTTCTCTCCAAAAAGCAAAACAGAcagttatattatttaatattatgttaatatttctcatgttgtgttgttgttatatggGATTAATAGCATATGCCAGTTACTACGACTGCGATCCAATCAGCACAAAG CTTGTTGCGGCTAGTGATCAATTGCCAACATTGTTCGTGATGAAAACGGTGGGTGACATACCAGGTTTGACAGGATTTTTCGTTGCTGGCGTATTCAGCGCTGCGTTGAGCTCATTATCTACTGGATTAAATTCGTTGGCTTGTGTTATTTCTCAAGATATCATTACATCCTTTCTTAAGTCACCTTTGAACGAACGCCATACAGCTATTTTACTGCGCTTAATAGTTTTTGTCTTTGGTATAGCCTGCATCGGTTTAGTTTATATAGTCGAAGAACTTGGTATGATATTACAATTAGCTACAATGACGGGGGCGGTTACAATGGGACCACTCTTAGCTGTTTATACAATGGGCGTTACATTGCCATGGATCAATGGGAAGAGTGCTCTTATGGGTTGTGTGACAGGTTTTTTAGTTTTGAGCTGGATATGTGCTAATTCACAAATCGCCCAAATGAAAGGGGAAATCGCTTATCCAAAAATGCCAGTATCGGTGAATGGATGCGAATATGAATTTGACAATGTGACAGCTTGGGATACCATCCACAACTACAA GTCGTCAACTTCTGAGCAGCGAAATGTATACCATCTTTCTTTTTTATGGTATTCCGCCTTTGGTGCATTCATTTCGATTGCCGTTGCATGTATGACAACTATAATATTTGGTACAACGAATTTAGAAGAATTAGATCCAGCTTTACTTGCGCCCTTTGTACGGCGTTTCTTACCATTACAACaacgtaaaaattattttagtgttAGTTTAGAGGAATCTTCTGTTAAATGCCCAAATGAGAGTATTCAACGACGCGCTGAATAA
- the LOC105208436 gene encoding sodium-coupled monocarboxylate transporter 1 isoform X1, giving the protein MDPTASTLTMYETTVVASNTIKSLNVMELSSSLQHFGVLDYFVFMLMLAVCAVIGLYFGFIERNKKQSDNEQRRGSEALDYLMGGRKMKVFPVSLSLVASFVSGISLLGTSTEIYVYGTQYAFILITLVISGIISWYVFLPVFCNLQLTSTYEYFEMRFGREVRYFGSILFIIGMILWLPVAVYVPALTFNQVSGIDTHIITPIVCLICTFYTCVGGLKAVIWTDVVQSFVMYGSIVTICFKGTFDVGGLDVVLQRNSESGRLNTPDWTWDPTVRLSMLAVFVGGSLHKIQSSAVNQICIQRYLSLPSLQKAKQTVILFNIMLIFLMLCCCYMGLIAYASYYDCDPISTKLVAASDQLPTLFVMKTVGDIPGLTGFFVAGVFSAALSSLSTGLNSLACVISQDIITSFLKSPLNERHTAILLRLIVFVFGIACIGLVYIVEELGMILQLATMTGAVTMGPLLAVYTMGVTLPWINGKSALMGCVTGFLVLSWICANSQIAQMKGEIAYPKMPVSVNGCEYEFDNVTAWDTIHNYKSSTSEQRNVYHLSFLWYSAFGAFISIAVACMTTIIFGTTNLEELDPALLAPFVRRFLPLQQRKNYFSVSLEESSVKCPNESIQRRAE; this is encoded by the exons ATGGATCCGACTGCCTCTACTCTAACAATGTACGAAACGACCGTTGTCGcttcaaatacaataaaatcgcTGAATGTGATGGAATTAAGCTCCTCTCTACAACATTTCGGTGTTCTTGACTACTTCGTTTTTATGCTCATGCTGGCGGTGTGTGCAGTAATTGGATTATATTTTGGATTCATTGAGAGGAATAAAAAGCAAAGTGATAACGAGCAGCGTCGAGGTTCAGAGGCATTAGACTACTTGATGGGCGGAAGAAAGATGAAAGTGTTTCCCGTGTCGTTATCATTAGTTGCCAG ttttgtttcgGGAATATCTTTACTCGGTACATCGACAGAAATCTATGTTTACGGTACGCAATATGCTTTCATTCTTATTACGTTAGTTATATCTGGAATAATATCGTGGTACGTCTTTCTTCCTGTTTTTTGCAATCTACAATTAACCTCAACTTATGAG TATTTTGAAATGCGATTTGGGCGTGAGGTACGCTATTTTGGATCCATTTTATTTATCATAGGAATG ATTCTGTGGCTACCCGTTGCAGTATATGTCCCAGCTTTGACTTTTAATCAAG TATCTGGAATCGATACGCATATTATAACACCAATAGTATGTCTGATTTGCACATTTTATACTTGCGTG gGCGGTTTAAAGGCAGTGATTTGGACAGATGTTGTGCAAAGTTTCGTTATGTATGGATCAATAGTGACAATTTGCTTTAAAGGAACATTTGATGTAGGGGGCTTAGATGTGGTTCTGCAGCGTAATAGTGAGAGTGGTCGTTTGAATACACCAGA TTGGACTTGGGATCCTACAGTACGATTGTCTATGTTAGCTGTATTTGTCGGAGGATCTCTTCATAAGATACAATCTTCTGCTGTAAATCAAATTTGCATTCAACGTTACCTTTCATTACCTTCTCTCCAAAAAGCAAAACAGAcagttatattatttaatattatgttaatatttctcatgttgtgttgttgttatatggGATTAATAGCATATGCCAGTTACTACGACTGCGATCCAATCAGCACAAAG CTTGTTGCGGCTAGTGATCAATTGCCAACATTGTTCGTGATGAAAACGGTGGGTGACATACCAGGTTTGACAGGATTTTTCGTTGCTGGCGTATTCAGCGCTGCGTTGAGCTCATTATCTACTGGATTAAATTCGTTGGCTTGTGTTATTTCTCAAGATATCATTACATCCTTTCTTAAGTCACCTTTGAACGAACGCCATACAGCTATTTTACTGCGCTTAATAGTTTTTGTCTTTGGTATAGCCTGCATCGGTTTAGTTTATATAGTCGAAGAACTTGGTATGATATTACAATTAGCTACAATGACGGGGGCGGTTACAATGGGACCACTCTTAGCTGTTTATACAATGGGCGTTACATTGCCATGGATCAATGGGAAGAGTGCTCTTATGGGTTGTGTGACAGGTTTTTTAGTTTTGAGCTGGATATGTGCTAATTCACAAATCGCCCAAATGAAAGGGGAAATCGCTTATCCAAAAATGCCAGTATCGGTGAATGGATGCGAATATGAATTTGACAATGTGACAGCTTGGGATACCATCCACAACTACAA GTCGTCAACTTCTGAGCAGCGAAATGTATACCATCTTTCTTTTTTATGGTATTCCGCCTTTGGTGCATTCATTTCGATTGCCGTTGCATGTATGACAACTATAATATTTGGTACAACGAATTTAGAAGAATTAGATCCAGCTTTACTTGCGCCCTTTGTACGGCGTTTCTTACCATTACAACaacgtaaaaattattttagtgttAGTTTAGAGGAATCTTCTGTTAAATGCCCAAATGAGAGTATTCAACGACGCGCTGAATAA
- the LOC105208438 gene encoding uncharacterized protein LOC105208438 has product MSCFPRQSECCCCSSCSPCCNYMGDCCNIRRNRSCIDCFPTRMIPDVQVPPKKMKSRSPPIRPSITKNNNKRTSKNGKRLSVPVESEPSIEPKNPKQTKNKQNFQYQDLKKRMEVISEEAEQDSDDEPFSSKNIQNSCADFLSIVHDTVLETVQSSVECMMRNYFVHTMEKVETLCSQMMRNECLLSKMYLDILDKISQQSEKSLRQFKCLCQFIAETQKEVSEDRTQYHRCNCPNCTGTEESFISLAKEKVLSKGRRLSGSGNSNNNFNGYTSELTARSYRDTDNEVKPNPSLTSCTNLIQPKTKLLEKPPSNISSLGNEVNRRNIKRLSESSHFEISNNRKIPELPRVDDCFKIEQYENRIEGGRYVSVKTGPSETNMSDVKL; this is encoded by the exons ATGAGTTGCTTTCCGCGTCAATCAGAATGTTGCTGCTGTTCGTCTTGTTCGCCCTGCTGCAATTATATGGGTGATTGCTGTAAtattcgtcgaaatcggtcgTGTATTGATTGTTTTCCAACGCGAATGATCCCTGATGTTCAAGTACCTCCCAAAAAAATGAAGTCTAGATCTCCTCCAATTAGGccttcaataacaaaaaataataacaaacgcACATCCAAAAACGGAAAGCGTTTAAGTGTACCAGTCGAGAGCGAACCCAGTATCGAACCTAAAAATCCTAAGCAAACAAAGAACAAGCAAAACTTTCAATACCAAGATCTTAAGAAACGTATGGAGGTAATAAGCGAGGAAGCGGAACAAGATTCCGATGATGAACCATTTAGCAGCAAAAATATTCAGAATTCATGTGCCGATTTTCTCAGTATTGTACATGACACGGTATTAGAGACGGTGCAG agTTCTGTTGAATGCATGATGAGAAATTATTTTGTTCATACAATGGAAAAGGTCGAAACGCTGTGCTCGCAGATGATGAGAAATGAATGTTTACTAAGCAAAATGTATTTGGATATTTTAGATA AAATATCACAGCAAAGCGAGAAAAGTCTACGTCAATTTAAATGCCTGTGCCAATTTATTGCCGAGACTCAGAAAGAAGTTAGCGAGGATCGTACACAGTATCATCGATGCAATTGTCCGAATTGCACAGGCACGGAAGAATCTTTCATATCGCTAGCTAaagaaaaagttttatcgaaaggACGCCGTCTCTCTGGCAGtggtaatagtaataataatttcaatggtTACACGAGTGAATTAACTGCACGAAGCTATCGTGACACCGACAACGAAGTAAAACCTAACCCCTCTCTGACGAGCTGCACAAATTTAATACAACCTAAAACTAAATTACTTGAAAAACCACCAAGTAATATCAGCAGCCTCGGTAATGAGGTAAATCGACGAAATATTAAACGATTGAGTGAATCCAGTCATTTCGAGATTTCCAATAATCGCAAAATTCCTGAGCTTCCAAGGGTCGATGACTGTTTTAAAATCGAACAGTATGAGAACCGTATAGAAGGTGGCAGATACGTTAGTGTGAAAACGGGGCCAAGTGAAACGAACATGTCGGATGTAAAACTGTAG